A region of Plantactinospora sp. BC1 DNA encodes the following proteins:
- a CDS encoding GNAT family N-acetyltransferase: MSSGDDLHGGCVEPVVRQERAEDHEAVRDLHARAFGDGDRVPALVDALRAGRASLAPLSLVATVAGQVVGHVLLSACRLDALPRLVDVYSLSPLGVLPEHQRRGIGTRLVAHALAEADSRGVPLVFLEGSPLYYGKRGFADATKLGFRPPTLRYTPGVFQVAKLSSYEEWMTGTFVYSDAFWAFDCVGGRSADARS, encoded by the coding sequence CCGGCAGGAACGGGCCGAAGATCACGAGGCCGTGCGGGACCTTCACGCCCGGGCGTTCGGCGACGGCGATCGGGTTCCTGCGCTGGTCGATGCGCTCCGCGCCGGTCGGGCATCGCTCGCGCCGCTGTCGCTGGTCGCAACCGTCGCCGGGCAGGTGGTCGGGCATGTGCTGCTCAGCGCCTGCCGGTTGGACGCCCTGCCCCGGCTCGTGGACGTGTACTCGCTGTCGCCCCTCGGCGTGCTGCCGGAGCACCAGCGTCGGGGGATCGGCACTCGGCTCGTGGCGCACGCCCTCGCGGAAGCCGACAGTCGGGGCGTCCCGCTGGTGTTCCTGGAGGGCTCGCCGCTCTACTACGGCAAGCGCGGCTTCGCCGACGCCACGAAGCTGGGCTTCCGTCCGCCGACACTGCGCTACACGCCCGGCGTCTTTCAGGTCGCCAAACTGTCCTCGTACGAGGAATGGATGACCGGCACCTTCGTCTACTCCGATGCCTTCTGGGCCTTCGATTGCGTGGGCGGGCGGAGCGCAGACGCGCGGTCATAA
- a CDS encoding endonuclease/exonuclease/phosphatase family protein encodes MSTPTRPSPPRRRPGTVRVVTQNVWGWYYFTEAGIGRAAPAEEWPAPWRARQAVLAGGFGELDPDVVAFQEVIADPHYDQVAELLGAGYHVAHAGRREADGSGASIASRWPIGDVREVDLQVSARTAEFPAVALVAEVRAPEPIGPLLLVNHNPNWELSFERERELQAVVTARAVEGIGGVDDRHVVLAGDFNAVPEAASMRFWAGLRSLDGVSVCYRDAWREARPAEPGHTMTPANRVVAEGTWPQERGRRIDYLFVRCVHHGPTLDVLDCRQVFSEPVGDVWASDHFGVVADLGIPSRAPATRY; translated from the coding sequence ATGTCGACTCCGACCCGGCCGTCGCCCCCGCGCCGCCGACCGGGCACGGTGCGGGTGGTCACCCAGAACGTCTGGGGGTGGTACTACTTCACCGAGGCGGGGATCGGCCGGGCCGCGCCGGCCGAGGAGTGGCCCGCGCCGTGGCGTGCTCGTCAGGCGGTGCTGGCCGGTGGGTTCGGTGAGCTGGATCCGGACGTGGTCGCGTTCCAGGAGGTGATCGCGGATCCCCACTACGACCAGGTGGCCGAGTTGCTGGGCGCGGGTTACCACGTCGCGCACGCCGGCCGGCGGGAGGCCGACGGCTCGGGGGCCTCGATCGCGAGTCGCTGGCCGATCGGCGACGTGCGCGAGGTCGATCTTCAGGTGAGCGCCCGCACGGCCGAGTTCCCGGCGGTGGCCCTGGTCGCCGAGGTCCGGGCGCCGGAGCCGATCGGGCCGCTGCTGCTGGTCAACCACAACCCGAACTGGGAGCTGTCGTTCGAACGCGAGCGGGAACTCCAGGCCGTGGTCACCGCGCGGGCGGTCGAGGGCATCGGCGGCGTCGACGACCGGCATGTGGTGCTCGCCGGTGACTTCAACGCCGTACCGGAGGCGGCCAGCATGCGGTTCTGGGCCGGGCTGCGCTCGCTCGACGGTGTCAGTGTCTGCTACCGGGACGCCTGGCGCGAGGCTCGGCCGGCGGAGCCCGGCCACACGATGACCCCGGCGAATCGGGTGGTCGCCGAGGGTACCTGGCCGCAGGAGCGCGGCCGGCGGATCGACTACCTCTTCGTCCGCTGCGTCCACCACGGGCCGACCCTCGACGTGCTCGACTGCCGTCAGGTCTTCTCGGAGCCCGTCGGGGACGTCTGGGCCAGCGACCACTTCGGCGTCGTCGCGGATCTCGGGATCCCGAGCAGGGCACCCGCCACCCGCTACTGA
- a CDS encoding polysaccharide deacetylase family protein yields the protein MFGRLAKPRPPTTRGWLGHLVRLAVVATTVATGGAAIAVVASPSSAAACNGYVGLTFDDGPTGSTSALLSVLRNNGVRATMFNVGQNVQNNRSAAQAQVSAGMWVANHSWNHAHMTSMSQSQMQSDLSQTSSAIQSATGVRPQLFRPPYGETNGTLQSVASSLGMRQVIWDVDSQDWNGASVSQIVANASRLQAGQVILMHDGIQNTRDAIPQIMSNLTSRNLCPGMISPSTGRAVAPDGNPGGNPTTPPPGGNPTTPPPGSGGCTASTTAGTVWGDRYNTTVTVSGASNWTVVVAVTSPQSISTTWSGSASLSSNNTVLTMRSNGSGNSFGFTTMTNGNSSARPQIRSCTAG from the coding sequence ATGTTCGGCAGACTCGCCAAGCCCCGGCCACCGACCACCCGGGGCTGGCTCGGCCACCTCGTCCGGCTCGCCGTCGTCGCCACCACCGTGGCGACCGGCGGTGCCGCCATCGCCGTCGTGGCGTCTCCGTCCAGCGCCGCCGCCTGCAACGGTTACGTCGGACTCACCTTCGACGACGGGCCGACCGGCAGTACCAGCGCGCTGCTCTCCGTGCTGCGCAACAACGGCGTACGGGCCACGATGTTCAACGTCGGGCAGAACGTCCAGAACAACCGGTCGGCGGCCCAGGCGCAGGTCTCGGCCGGCATGTGGGTCGCGAACCACAGCTGGAACCACGCCCACATGACCTCGATGAGCCAGAGCCAGATGCAGTCCGACCTGTCCCAGACGAGTTCGGCGATCCAGTCGGCGACCGGCGTCCGGCCGCAGCTCTTCCGGCCGCCGTACGGGGAGACGAACGGCACCCTCCAGTCCGTCGCCTCGTCGCTCGGGATGCGACAGGTGATCTGGGACGTCGACTCCCAGGACTGGAACGGCGCCAGCGTCAGTCAGATCGTCGCCAACGCCAGCCGACTCCAGGCCGGCCAGGTCATCCTGATGCACGACGGAATCCAGAACACCCGCGACGCGATCCCGCAGATCATGTCCAACCTCACCAGCCGCAACCTCTGCCCCGGCATGATCTCGCCGTCCACCGGCCGCGCGGTGGCCCCGGACGGCAACCCCGGCGGCAACCCGACCACCCCGCCGCCCGGCGGCAACCCCACCACCCCACCCCCCGGCAGCGGCGGCTGCACCGCCTCGACCACCGCCGGTACCGTCTGGGGCGACCGGTACAACACCACGGTCACCGTCAGCGGCGCCAGCAACTGGACCGTCGTCGTCGCCGTCACCTCACCACAGTCGATCAGCACCACCTGGAGCGGCAGCGCCAGCCTGAGCAGCAACAACACCGTGTTGACGATGCGCTCCAACGGCAGCGGCAACAGCTTCGGCTTCACCACCATGACCAACGGCAACTCCAGCGCCCGACCACAGATCAGGTCCTGCACCGCCGGCTGA
- a CDS encoding extracellular solute-binding protein, whose amino-acid sequence MTFWHNATTGPGKTFWEKTVADFQAANPKVKIQLQSIQNEDLDGKLQTALNSGDAPDVFMQRGGGKMAAMVKAGQLMDITDGISDATRKVVSEGSFKAQTIDGKVYAMPVAVLPGGFFYSRDLFAKAGITQTPTTLADLQAAVEKLKASGTQPIALGGKDAWPAAFYYYFFALRECSTATLTETAKSMNFDDPCWLKAGQDVQAFAATQPFNNGFLTTSAQQGAGSSAGLLANHRAAMELMGAWNPGVIGSLTPDKKPLPDLDWFPFPSIEGGAGEPGAILGGVDGYSCSAKAPKAECTAFLNFMLQTPVQEAYYKAFQAPPVNSEAQGAVTETHLKSVLEAYNKAPFVSQWLDTVYGQNVGNALNTAVVNLLAGKGSPEEIVSAVKTAAKRA is encoded by the coding sequence ATGACCTTCTGGCACAACGCCACGACCGGGCCGGGCAAGACCTTCTGGGAGAAGACCGTCGCCGACTTCCAGGCGGCCAACCCCAAGGTCAAGATCCAGCTTCAGTCGATCCAGAACGAGGACCTGGACGGCAAGCTCCAGACCGCGTTGAACTCCGGCGACGCCCCCGACGTGTTCATGCAGCGCGGCGGCGGCAAGATGGCCGCGATGGTCAAGGCCGGCCAGCTGATGGACATCACGGACGGGATCAGCGACGCCACCAGGAAGGTGGTCTCGGAGGGGTCGTTCAAGGCCCAGACGATCGACGGCAAGGTCTACGCGATGCCGGTCGCGGTGTTGCCCGGCGGCTTCTTCTACAGCAGGGACCTCTTCGCCAAGGCCGGTATCACCCAGACGCCGACCACGCTGGCCGACCTCCAAGCGGCCGTCGAGAAGCTCAAGGCCTCCGGTACCCAGCCGATCGCCCTCGGCGGCAAGGACGCCTGGCCGGCCGCCTTCTACTACTACTTCTTCGCGCTGCGCGAGTGCAGCACCGCCACGCTCACCGAGACCGCCAAGAGCATGAACTTCGACGACCCCTGCTGGCTGAAGGCCGGGCAGGACGTGCAGGCCTTCGCCGCCACCCAGCCCTTCAACAACGGCTTCCTGACGACGTCGGCGCAGCAGGGCGCGGGCAGCTCGGCCGGACTGCTCGCCAACCACAGGGCGGCGATGGAACTCATGGGTGCCTGGAACCCGGGTGTCATCGGCTCGTTGACCCCGGACAAGAAGCCGCTGCCGGACCTGGACTGGTTCCCGTTCCCGAGCATCGAGGGCGGTGCGGGCGAGCCCGGCGCGATCCTCGGCGGCGTCGACGGCTACTCCTGCTCCGCGAAGGCGCCGAAGGCGGAGTGCACCGCCTTCCTCAACTTCATGCTCCAGACCCCCGTCCAGGAGGCGTACTACAAGGCGTTCCAGGCGCCGCCGGTGAACAGCGAGGCGCAGGGCGCGGTGACCGAGACGCACCTGAAGTCGGTGCTGGAGGCGTACAACAAAGCGCCGTTCGTCTCGCAGTGGCTGGACACCGTCTACGGGCAGAACGTCGGCAACGCGCTCAACACCGCCGTCGTGAACCTGCTGGCCGGCAAGGGCAGCCCCGAGGAGATCGTCAGCGCGGTCAAGACCGCCGCGAAGAGGGCCTGA
- a CDS encoding carbohydrate ABC transporter permease has protein sequence MFDTDRESVQLAQDRPAGLTTVGGDAPVASPPTRRRARKGIGWPARLEIALMTGPTLLVFLSFVILPVAMAGYYGFFSWQGYGPPTEFVGLRNYLLVFQDGTFVDALRHNAVIVVLSLVLQGPAAVLLALLLNRKMRGQTLIRVLVFVPYVISEVVVGTGWSLMLQGSGAVNAYLERLGLGWLQSDWLSDPEKAIWTLMGILTWKYIGFAVILFLAGLQGIPDELVEAASIDGASYWQIQRRITLPLLGPTIRIWAFLSMIGALQLFDLVYIIWGQYVAATAGTSTMATYMVANGRNAGEYGYGNAVAVVLFFVSLVAALVYQRFVLRRDTEGAITGGRR, from the coding sequence ATGTTCGACACAGACCGCGAGAGCGTGCAGCTCGCGCAGGACCGGCCGGCGGGTCTGACGACGGTCGGGGGTGACGCGCCCGTCGCGTCGCCCCCGACCCGGCGCCGTGCCCGCAAGGGCATCGGCTGGCCCGCCCGGCTGGAGATCGCGCTGATGACGGGCCCGACGCTGCTCGTCTTCCTCTCCTTCGTCATCCTCCCCGTCGCCATGGCCGGCTACTACGGCTTCTTCAGCTGGCAGGGGTACGGTCCGCCGACCGAGTTCGTCGGGCTCCGCAACTACCTGCTCGTCTTCCAGGACGGCACGTTCGTCGACGCGTTGCGGCACAACGCCGTGATCGTCGTACTGTCCCTGGTGCTCCAGGGGCCGGCCGCCGTGCTCCTCGCCCTGCTGCTGAACCGGAAGATGCGCGGGCAGACCCTGATCCGAGTACTCGTCTTCGTCCCGTACGTGATCTCCGAGGTGGTGGTCGGCACCGGCTGGAGCCTGATGCTCCAGGGCAGCGGCGCCGTCAACGCCTACCTGGAGCGGCTCGGGCTGGGCTGGTTGCAGAGCGACTGGCTCTCCGACCCGGAGAAGGCGATCTGGACCCTGATGGGGATCCTGACCTGGAAGTACATCGGCTTCGCCGTGATCCTCTTCCTCGCCGGGTTGCAGGGCATCCCGGACGAGCTGGTCGAGGCCGCCTCGATCGACGGGGCCTCCTACTGGCAGATCCAGCGCCGGATCACGCTGCCGCTGCTCGGGCCGACGATCCGGATCTGGGCCTTCCTGTCGATGATCGGTGCGCTGCAACTCTTCGACCTCGTCTACATCATCTGGGGCCAGTACGTCGCCGCCACGGCCGGGACCTCGACGATGGCGACGTACATGGTGGCCAACGGCCGCAACGCGGGGGAGTACGGGTACGGCAACGCCGTGGCCGTGGTCCTGTTCTTCGTCTCCCTCGTCGCGGCGCTGGTCTACCAGCGGTTCGTCCTGCGCCGTGACACCGAGGGCGCGATCACCGGAGGGAGACGCTGA